DNA sequence from the Caulobacter segnis genome:
GCGCAACCTGGCGAAGTCGGTGACGGTGGAGTGATCCACCCTCTCACCAAACAATCGGTGTCATCCCGGCCGCAGCGAAGCGGAGAGCCGGGACGACAAGTGTCTCTATGCGGGTGAATTGAGCCGCGAGTGCTTGCGCGAATACCCGAAATACACTGCGCACGCCCCCGCCACCCAGACCGCGAACAGCAGCCAGGTGTCCAGCGGCAGCCCTACGATCAGGTAGCCACAGAACGCCACGCTGAGCGCCGGCACGACCGGATAGAGCGGGACCCGATAGCCGCGCGGCAGGTCGGGTTGGCTTCGGCGCAGGATGATCACGCCCAGCGAGACGATGGCGAAGGCGATCAGCGTGCCCATGCTGGTCAGGTTGACCAGCACGTCCAGCGGCACGAAGGCCGCCAGCACGCCGATGAAGGCCGCGACGATATAGGTGTTGAGGTCGGGGCTGCGGGTCTTGGGATCCAGGCGCTGGAACAGCTTGGGCAGCAGGCCGTCGCGGCTCATGGCGTAGAGGATCCGCGTCTGGCCGTACATGACCACCAGGGTGATCGAGAAGATCGAGACGATCGCCCCGATGCACAGGATCAGCGACGTCCAGGCCTGGCCGGTCAGGTTGCGCAGGATCACCGCCAGCCCCGCCTCCTGGCCCTTGAAGGCAGTCCAGGGCTGGGCCCCGACGGCGGCGAGGGCGACCAGGATGTAGATGGCCGTGACGATCAGCAGCGAGAGCACGATGCCCAGCGGCAGGGTGCGGCGCGGGTCCTTGACCTCTTCCCCCGCCGTCGAGACCGCGTCGATGCCGATGTACGAGAAGAAGATCGACGAGGCCGCCGCCCCCACGCCCGCCACGCCCATCGGCATGAAGGGCTTGAGGTTGCCGGCGTGGAAGCCGCTGAAGGCTATGACCACGAAGAACAGCAGGACCAGCAGCTTCAGCACCACCAGCACGGCGTTGACCGTGGTCGACTCCTTCACCCCGCGCAGCAGCAGGATCATGCAGGCCCCGACCAGCACCACGGCCGGCAGGTTGAACACGCCGCCGGCGCCGGGGGCCTTGGCGATGGCGTCGGGCATCTTCCAGCCGACCAGGTCGACCAGCATCTCGTTCAGGTACTGGCCCCAGCCCACGGCGATGGCCGAGGCCGAGACGGCGTATTCCAGCAGCAGGCACGCCCCCACGATGAAGGCGACGAACTCACCCAGGGTGGCGTAGGCGTAGGAATAGGACGAGCCTGACACCGGGATGGTCGAGGCCAGCTCGGCGTAGCACAGGGCCGTCAGGGCCGCCGTGATCCCGGCCAGCACGAACGAGACGATCACCGCCGGGCCAGCGGCCGGCACGGCGGTGGTCAGGGCCACGAAGATGCCGGTGCCGATCGTCGCGCCCACGCCCAGCATGGTCAGCTGGAAGAGACCGATCGTGCGGGGCAGGTGCTCGGGCGGATGCTCGCCTTCCACCTGGGCGACGGGCTTGCGGCGCAGGAGGTCGGCCGCGCGGAACGGGGCCATGGCGGCTCCTTCGCGAAAGATCAGGCGGCGCCTATGGACGCCGCCGACCGCTCCGTCAACCGGCCGCCTTCAGCAGGTAGTCGCGCGTCAGTGGAACCGCGTCGCGCTTCTTGGCCAGCTGGATCTGGAAGACCATGTGGCCGCCATGGCGGAAGCCCAGCTCGGCCCCGGCCAGGTAGAATTCCCACATCCGCCGGAAGCGGCCGTCGAACATGGTCGGAATGTCCGGATCGGCCATGAACCGCTCGCGCCAGATGCGGCAGGTCTCGGCATAGTGCAGCCGCAGGATCTCGACGTCGGTGATCCACAGGCCGGCCTGCTCGATCGCCGTGACGATCTCCGACAGGCCCGGGATGTAGCCGCCGGGGAAAATGTACTTCTGGGTGAAGGCGTTGGTCGCGCCCGGTCCGTGCATCTTGCCGATCGAGTGGACCAGGGCCACGCCGTCCTCGTCCAGCAGCCGGGCGATGGTCTCGAAATAGGTCCGGAAGTTCGGCGCGCCGACATGCTCCAGCATGCCGACCGAGACGATGCGGTCGAAGGTCTCGTTCAGGTCGCGATAGTCGGTCAGGCGGAAGTCGGTCCTGTCGGCCAGGCCCGCCTTGGCGGCGCGTTCCTTGGCCAGGGCCAGCTGCTCGGTCGACAGGGTGACCCCGGTCATCCGGGCCCCGAAGTCCTTGGCCAGGGTCATGGAGAGGCCGCCCCAGCCCGAGCCGATGTCCAGGGTCTTCATGCCTGGCTGGATCAGCAGCTTGCGGCCGATCAGGGCCTTCTTGGCTTTCTGGGCCTCTTCCAGCGTCATGTCCGGACGCTCGAAATAGGCGCAAGAGTACTGCATGTCCTCATCGAGGAACCGGCGGTAGAGGTCGTTGGACAGGTCGTAGTGGTGGGCGACGTTGCGGCGCGAGGCCACGCGGCCGTTAACCTGCTGGATGCGCCGCTTCAGCGCCTTGCGGAAGCGGGTCAGGGCCGAGCCGCGCTTGGGCTTGCGCCCGCCGCTCTCGCCGACGATCGCCAGCAGCTGGGGCAGGGTCCCCTGCTCGAAGACGATGTCCTCGTCCATATAGGCCTCGCCCAGGCCCAGGCTGGGATTGGCCAGGCGGCGAAGGCCCCGGCTGTTGACCCGGATCACCACGGGCGGTCCCGTGCCGTCTCCGGCCTTGACGACGCGACCTCCGGGCAGATGCGCCGTGAGGTCGCCGGTCTTGATCATTTTGCTGAGCAGGGCTTCGATCATCCGACCAACTTAAGCGCAAGTTCGGCCGCGACAACCTGTCGCACACGGAGAGTTTTTCGATGTCGATCGACGGCCTCGTCGTCAGCCGCGCCCGCGCCGAGGAGGCGCCGATCATCGGCAACCTGATGCAGTTCTACATCCACGACTTCTCGGCGCTGTGGTTCGACCGCGCCGAAGCCGAGCTGGAAGCCGACGGGCGCTTCTCGGACTATCCGGGGCTGGAGACCTATTGGAGCGATCCGTCGCGCCAGCCGTGGCTGTTCCGGATCGACGGACGGCCCGTGGGCTTCGCCCTTGTCAACGATGTCGCCCACGCCCCGACCCCGGTCGACCGGGCGGTGGCCGAGTTCTTCGTCGTCCGCAAGCACCGCCGGCGCGGCGTGGGCCTCGCCGCCGCCCACGCCCTGTTCGGCTCGACCTGGGGCGTCTGGGAGGCCGCCGTGGTCCGCCGCAACGCCGGAGCGCTCGCGTTCTGGCGCCAGGCCGCCGAGAGCTATCCGGGCGTTCGCGACTTGGTCGAGGAGGACCGCCGCGACGCCCAGTGGGACGGGGCGGTGCTGCGGTTCCGGGTCGGCTAGAGCTTCCTCAGTTCCTCGCAGGCGGTCGGTTCGGCCGTCCAGCTGATGCTGGCGATCTTCCAGGCGCCGTCCTGTTTCGCGAGGGTGAAGACGTCGATCCCGCAGTGCAGGGTCTTGCCGTCGCGGCTGATCTCGTAGGGCGCGGTGACCGTGGCCAGGCCGCCGCGGCGGATGATGACCGGCGACCACATCCACTCCTTGAGGCCGGGATCCACGCGCTTGCCATAGCTGTCCTCGAAGGCGATGCGCCGGACCGTCACGCTTCCGTCGGGCTGGGCGCGGACCCCCATGAACTGGGCGCCGGGCAGGACGGCGGCGCGCATCGCCTCGGTGTCGGCGGCGGCCATGCCGTCGAAGAAGGCCTGGGCCGCGGCCAGCACGGCCTTGTCCTCGGGGTCGGCCGCCGGCGGCGGGGCGGGGACCTGGCCGGCGAGGGCGGCGGCGATCAGCAGGGGCAGCATGGCGGTCTCCGGGTCATCAGCTCAGCATGCCGTGGGTGATGCCGGCCTGGCCGCCCCAGTAGAGGAACCAGACGGCCCACGCGGTCAGGCGCGGCGAGCCAAGCAGCTTGGCGTTCTTGAAGAGGTCGAACGAGAGGATGGCGTCCGAGGCCATGAAGGCCAGGGCTCCAGCGGTGGTCGGCCAGGCGCGAGCCGGCAGCAGCAGGCTGGTGACGACCATGCCGACGATGGCCAGGACGTAGACGACGACGGGGATCCGCAGCTTGCCCAGCGATCCCCACAGCGCTCGCAGCATCAGGCCGGCGGCCGCGCCGACGGCGGCGGCGACCGGCCAGAACCACGCCGGCGGCGCGCCCTCGCGCTCCAGGAACAGCGGGATGTAGACCAGGTGCCCGACCAGGAAGGCGGCCAGGCCGAACGGCAGCCACCGCTTGGGGTCCTGGGCCAGGAAGGCGTCGCCCAGGGCGCAGAAGGTCAGGGCGATGGCCAGCAGCGCCGAGCCGCCGTCCAGATAGGCCAGCACGACCAGGGCGGCGACCGCGCAGGTCTTGACGCCCGTCCGGAGGACGGACACCGGCGACTCAACAAAGAGCAGGCCATAGGCGAGGGCGCTGCCGGCCGCGATCGCCCAGAGCAGCGCCTCAGGCGTCATCGATCCTAGGCCTCGTCGGAGAGGCGTCGCAGGAAGGCCTGGGCGGCCTCCTTGTGGCGCGGCTTGACGGTCTTGCCCAGGATCGCCATCAGCGCCGCGATCACGGCCGCGTCGTCGGTGAAGCCGATCACCGGCAGGATGTCGGGCAGGGCGTCGGTCGGCAGGACGAAATAGGCCAGGGCCGCCAGCATCATGCCCTTGGCCGCCGTCGGGGTCTCGGGATCGCGGGCGCACCACCAGACCGACAGGGCGTCGGCGGCGAACGGCACCTTGGCGGCGACCTTGCGGATCTTGGGCAGGAAGCCCTCGCGCACCCGCTCCTCGTTGACCTGCACGGTGACCGGAGTCAGGGCCTTTTTCGGGTCCAGCACCTCGTTGACGTTGACGTCGGGGGACGGTTTGGCGTCGCGGCTCATCGGTTTACACCCTTGCTCAAAGCCGATCCTAAACGCTGAAAATGCGAACCCAAGGGGAAACGTCCATGAAACTCGACAACACCGTCGCCGCCGTCGTTACCGGGGGCGCCTCGGGCCTCGGCGAGGCCACGGCCCGCGCCCTGGCCGCCCAGGGCGTCAAGGTCGCCCTGTTCGACATGAACGAGGAGCGCGGCCAGCAGGTCGCCAAGGAGATCGGCGGGGTGTTCTGCAAGGTCAATGTGACCAGCGACGCCGACGTCGACGCCGGCTTTACGAAGGCCCGCGCGGCTCATGGCCAGGAGCGGATCCTGGTCAACTGCGCCGGCACCGGCAACGCCGCCAAGACCGCCAGCCGCGACAAGCAGACGGGCGAGACCAAGCACTTCCCGCTCGACGCCTTCGACCGCATCATCCAGATCAACCTGGTCGGCACCTTCCGCTGCATCGCCAAGTCGGCCAAGGGCATGCTGGACCTGGAGCCGCTGGAAGACGGCGAGCGTGGCGCAATCGTCAACACCGCCAGCGTCGCCGCCGAGGACGGCCAGATGGGCCAGGCAGCCTATTCGGCGTCCAAGGGCGGCGTGGTCGGCATGACCCTGCCGATCGCTCGCGACCTGATGGGCGAGGGCATCCGCGTCAACACCATCCTGCCGGGCATCTTCAACACCCCGCTGATGAACGGCGCGCCGGAAGCCGTGAAGGCCGGCCTGGCCGCCTCGGTGCCGTTCCCCAAGCGCCTGGGCAATCCGGAAGAGTATGCCCAACTGGCGATCACCATGATCACCTGCGGCTACTTCAACGGCGAGGACGTACGCCTGGACGGCGGCATCCGCATGGCCCCGCGCTAACCGCGGGGGAAGGCGGCAAAAGGAAAGGGGCCCCGGTCGGGGCCCCTTTTTTGTCGTCTCTACTTCGCCACCGGCCGCTGGATCGTGCTGGCCAGGTTGCTCATGATCTCGCGGGCGTCGTAGGCGCGCGGGTCGCCTTCCGGCTTCTTGCCCTTGTGCATCACGATCTCGGCGCCGGCCTCGAACTTCTCGATCGTGCGGATCTGGGCGCGGTCGGCGAAGAAGGGGTCACCCCAGAACGGGTCCCAGGTGCGCCAGCCATAGCCGCCGCCGAAATAGCGCCAGGACGGGCGCCAGTAGCCATAGGGATAGCCGTAGCCGAAGCCCGGACGGGCGAACGGATCGGGCTCGACATAAGAACGGGCGGTGCGGTCGGTGCGGTGGTCGGCGGTCTCGAACCAGTCGTAGCCCTGCTGCACGGTCAGCTCAGCCGACCGGTAGAGCAGGTAGCGCTCGACGGTCTCGCGCGAGGTCAGGCTGTTGCCGGCGAAGCTGATCCGATAGCGGTCGCCTTCCAGCTTCTGCTCGGAGAACCCGCCAGTGACGGAGCCCGAGGTGACCTTCGGCTGGTAAGGGGTCGGTGTCGCGCAGGCCGATAAGGTCGCGGCGAGCGCCAATGTCGCGGCGATGGCGACCTTCTTCATGGACATGACTTGCTCCTTCAAGCGGAGTCCTCGGTGTTTGGAGTCAACTCTGGCGAGGCTTTGTGGTTTCGCCAAGGCGCAGTTTGCAACGACGCTGCAATCAATCATCTTCGCGACACGATCAATACGGCGGCCGTGATCAGAAGGACGCCGACCAGGATCGCGAAGCCGCGCCGAAAACCCGGCTCGTTCATGCGGGTCGAAAGCGTCGCCCCGCCCAGGCCGTAGCTGGACATGCTGATCAGGTCCATGCCGATGGTGGCGCAGGCGAACATCACCAGCTGCGGGGCCAGCGGCCGCTCGACGTCCAGGAACGGGGGCAGCACGGCCGAGAAGAACAGCAGGATCTTCGGATTGGCGATCTGGACCATGAAACCGTCGAAGAAGGCCGATTTCCCGGCCCGCACGGTGGCCGAGGCGTGGCTCTCGACGTTCCGGACCCCCGCCCACAGCGACTTCAGCCCCAGCCAGACCAGATAGGCCGCGCCGGCCAAGGCCAGGAGGTGGAAGGCCTTGGGGAAGGCCAGGATCAGCGCGCCCAGGCCTAGGGCCGAGCCGCTGAACCAGACCAGGGTGGCGGTGTTCATGCCGACCACGCTGATCAGGGCCGCCCCCTTGCCGCGCTCCATGCCGGTGGCGATGGCGAACAGGTTGGCTGGTCCCGGCGTAATGGCCATCACGAACATGGCGACCAGGAAGGCGCCGTAGCGGGCGGGATCGACGGGCAGGTGGTCCATGGCGCGGATATAAGCCTCCGCGCCATGCGCTCAAAGGTGAAGCTAGTTTCCGATGACGACGAGGACGTAGATCGCCCGGCCCAGGGCGCCGAGCAGCAGGGCGGCGGTGGCCAGGGCCTGGATGACGAAGCCCAGCTCGCGCTTCTTGGGATCGGCGGCGTAGCCCACGGCGTAGATGATCCGGCCGATCATCCAGACCACGCCCAGGGCGGCGGCCACCAGGTCGTTCCAGTAGACGGCGAAGAGCCACAGCGAGGGCAGGTAGATGACCAGCCACTCGACGGTGTTCGCCTGGATGCGCAGATGGCGCTCCAGCTCCGGATGGCCGGTCATGGCCGGGGCGTCGATGCCGGTCCGGTGGCGCGCGCCGCCGATCCGCGCGATCATCCAGACATAGACCAGCAGCGACACCAGGGTGACGATGGCCACGAGCGCGTGGGACTGATGCATCTTTCGTGTTCCTCCCGCGGACTTCAGCCGCTTTGCGGCGAACCCTAGCCGTATTCGCCCGGAATATGCACGCGCGGCGAAAGGCCATACGAGAAAGGCGTTCGCGGCTCTCGGAACGAGCGCCGCCTTGGGAACCGCCGGGGCGCTCGTTCGCTCCTAGGACTGAACGATCCCTTTTGCGGAGGCTTCGTAAAGCCATGCATGTGGAATCCACGGCGATCCGAGAGATCGACTACACCCCCGAACACGGCAAGCTCTTCGTCACGTTCCACGACGGTGACGAGTACGTTTATGTCGGCGTGCCCGAACGCGTCGGCATGGCGTTCTTCCGGGCCCCATCCAAGGGCCGGTTCTTCCAGCGGATGATCCGGGATCGCTATCCGTACAACCGGGTGTGATGGGCGGACCCGAAACGAAAAACGCCCCGACCGTCGGCCGGGGCGCTCTCGTTCGGCGATGCTTGGCGCCTAGCCGCGCTTGTCGCGCTTGGCCAGGACGCGCAGGCGCAGGGCGTTCAGCTTGATGAAGCCGCCGGCGTCGCGGTGATCATAGGCGACCTTGCCTTCCTCGAAGGTGACCAGGTCCTGGTCGTACAGCGAGTAGGGGCTGGTGCGGCCGATGACCGTGACATTGCCCTTGTAGAGCTTCACCCGCACCTGGCCGCTGACCTTGGTCTGGCTGTAGTCGATGGCCGCCTGCAGCATCTCGCGCTCGGGCGAGAACCAGAAGCCATTGTAGACCAGCGATGCGTACTTCGGCATCAGCTCGTCCTTCAGGTGCATGGCGCCGCGATCCAGCGTGATGCTCTCGATGCCGCGGTGGGCGGCCAGCAGGATCGTGCCGCCGGGGGTCTCGTAGACGCCGCGCGACTTCATGCCGACGAAGCGGTTCTCGACCAGGTCCAGGCGACCGATACCATTGTCGCGGCCCAGCTCGTTCAGCTTGGTCAGCAGGGCGGCGGGCGACAGCTTCACGCCGTCGATGGCGACGGGGTCGCCCTTCTCGAAGTCGATGGTGATGATGGTCGGCTTGTCGGGGGCGTCTTCCGGCGCGATCGTACGCATGTGGACGAACTCGGGGGCCTCGACCGCCGGGTCCTCCAGGACCTTACCTTCCGACGAGCTGTGCAGCAGGTTGGCGTCGACGCTGAACGGGGCCTCGCCGCGCTTGTCCTTGGTGATCTGGATCTGGTGCTTCTCGGCGAAGTCCAGCAGGGCCTCGCGGGACTTGAAGTCCCACTCGCGCCAGGGCGCGATCACGGTGATGTCGGGCTCGAGGCCGTAATAGCCCAGCTCGAAGCGGACCTGGTCGTTGCCCTTGCCGGTCGCGCCGTGGCTGACGGCGTCGGCGCCCATCTTGCGGGCGATCTCGATCTGCTTCTTGGCGATCAGCGGACGGGCGATCGAGGTGCCCAGCAGGTACTGGCCCTCATAGACGGTGTTGGCGCGGAACATCGGGAACACGTAGTCGCGGACGAACTCCTCGCGCACGTCCTCGATGAAGATGTTCTCGGGCTTGACGCCGGCGGCCAGCGCTTTGGCGCGCGCCGGTTCGATCTCTTCGCCCTGGCCCAGGTCGGCCGTGAAGGTGATGACCTCAGCGCCGTACTCGGTCTGCAGCCACTTGAGGATGATCGAGGTGTCGAGGCCGCCGGAATAGGCGAGCACGACCTTCTTCACGGACTTGTCGGCCATGAGGGAGTCCTTCCGGAGAGAAACACAAAGTCGCGCGCCTTCAACGGGATCAGGGCGCGCGGGTCAAGCGGTTTAAGCGACCGCTAGAGCTGACCCTCGTCCTGCAACGTCCTGATGACGAACCGCAGGTGGAAAAGCTGGCTCAGCGCCAGGCTGGCGGCGATGGTGGCGCGGACCAGGAAGATGATGGTCGCCCGCATCGGATCGTCGGTGAAGGTCGCCTGGGTCAGGGTGAATGACAGCAGCACGATGATCGACAGGACGGGAATGGTCAGCAGGCCCAGCGCCTTGGGCGCGCGCCAGGTCGGCCTGCCGTCGAAGCCCCACTGCATGGGGATGGCCACGCCCTTGGGGATCCGCTTCCAGGCGCCCTGGGCGGTGGTGGCGATGATGGCCAGGGCGGCGATCGACAGACCGTCGCCCAGCACGCGCAGGGTCGTTTCCATGTGTGGAGCCTAACCCCTAAACCGTCACTTGGGCGCCCAGCTCGACCACGCGGCCAGGCGGGATCTTGAAGAAGTCGGTCGGGTTGGCCGCGTTCTTCATCAGGTAGATGAACAGGCGGTCCTGCCACAGCGGCATGCCCGAATTGGCCGACGGCACGATCGAGCGTCTTCCGAGGAAGAAGCTGGTGGCCATGATGTCGAACTTCAGCCCCTGCTTGCGGCACACGGCCAGCGCCTTGGGGATGTTCGGGCTTTCCATGAAGCCGTAGTTGACGATGACCTTCTTGAAGTCGTCGTTGACCTTCTCGATCTTGACCCGGTCCTCCTCGTTGACGCGCGGCGTCTCGGTGGTGCGGACCGTCAGGATGACGTTGCGCTCGTGCAGAACCTTGTTGTGCTTGAGGTTGTGCATCAGGGCGACCGGGGTCATGTCCGGGTCGGAGGTCAGGAAGATCGCCGTGCCGGGCGCGCGGTGCGGGGCGCGGGCGCGGAGGATCTCCATCAGGTCGACCAGGGGCACGCTGTCGCGGCGGGTCTTGGCGGTCAGGATGTTGGCCCCGCGGGTCCAGGTCCACATGATCAGCACCAGCACCGCGCCGAACACCAGCGGCAGCCAGGCGCCGTCGGGGATCTTCAACATGTTCGAGGCGATGAACACCATGTCCAGCGCCGCGAGCGGAACCAGCAGCAGGGCGGTCTGGCCCAGATTCCACTTCCACACGCGGCGGATGACGACATAGGCCAGCAGGGTGTCGACGAACATCGCGCCGGTGACGGCGATGCCGTAGGCCGAGGCCAGCTTGTGCGAGCTGCGGAACGCGAACAGCAGCACCAGCACGCCGATCAGCAGGAACTGGTTCACGGCCGGCACGAAGATCTGGCCGGCCTGGGTCTCGGACGTGCGCTTGATCTCGATGCGGGGCAGGAGGCCCAGCTGCACGGCCTGCTGGGTCATCGAGAAGGCGCCGGTGATCACGGCCTGGCTGGCGATGACCGTGGCCACGGTGGCCATCAGCAGCACCGGCCAGTAGGCGAAGCCGGGCACCATCTCCCAGAACGGGTTGTGGCGGGCGGCCGGGTGGTCCAGCACCAGGGCGCCCTGGCCCAGATAGTTCAGCGCCAGGCAGGGGAACACCAGGCACAGCCACGAGGCCTGGATCGGGCGCTTCCCGAAGTGGCCCATGTCGGCGTAGAGCGCCTCGGCCCCGGTCACGACCAGGAACACGCTGCCCAGGATCACGAAGCCCAGGAACCCGTTCTCGAACAGGAAGCGGATGCCGTACCAGGGATTGAAGGCGCGGAAGATCGACAGGTCGTCGGCCAGGTGGAAGGCGCCCAGGGCGCCCAGGATCAGGAACCAGACGGCGGTGAACGGCCCGAACAGCGAGGCCATCCGGTGGGTGCCCTTGGCCTGGACGGCGAACAGCAGGATCAGGATGCCGGCCGAGATGGGCAGGATGTAGGGCGTGAAGACGTGGCCCACGCCCGGCGCGTCCTTCAGGCCCTCGACGGCCGAGAGCACCGAGATGGCCGGGGTGATGATCCCGTCGCCGTAGAACAGGGCCGCGCCCACCACGCCGAGGAAGAACACCGCGACCGAGCGCTTGCGGCCGATGCCGCCCAGGGCCTTCTGGGCCAGGGCCATCAGGGCCAGGGTGCCGCCCTCGCCCTTGTTGTCGGCGCGCATGAAGAAGATGACGTACTTGATCGTCACGAACAGCGTCATGGTCCACAGGACCAGCGAGACGACGCCCAGCACCGCGTGCTCGGTCGCCGTCGTGCTGCGCGAATGGGCCAGGGCCTCGCGCAGGGCGTACAGCGGACTGGTGCCGATATCGCCGAAGACGACGCCGATCGAGCCAAGGGCCAGGGCGAAAAAGCCATGACCCTTCGCGTCGCCGTGGCCGTGGCCATTGCCGTTGGAGGGGGCGCCCTCCTGCTGCGGAATGTCGGAAGACGCGGGCGCGCAGTCGTTGCCGGCGGCGCTTGAGGCTTCGGAAGCCATTCAATCCCTCCGGGCCGCCCTCGCAAAATGCTGTCGGCCGACCCATATCGATCAAGCGCGGCGCGATACACCCAATCCGCGACGGGTTCAATCATCCCCCGACGTCGGCCTCGTCTCTTGGAGTGGAGAAAGGCCACCGTTGCGAAGATGAAACAGTTTTCAGTTGAACGCGCGGGCGACAACCTTACGTTCCCAGGCGAGATGTCCGACAGTCAGAAATTCCCCGTAGCGGCCCATGCCCTGGCCTATCTGGCGCACAAGGAGGCGTTTTCCGCCGACCGCGCCGTGGCCAGCGCCGAGCTCGCCGCCTCGGTCCCGACCAATCCGGTCGTGGTGCGCCGGGTCACCGCCATGCTGGGCAAGGCGGGGCTGATCGGCGCGCGCGCCGGCGCCAACGGCGGCGCCTGGCTGCTCAAGCCGGCCGATTCGATCACGCTCGACGTCGTGCTGAAGGCCGTGAACGGCTGCGCCCACCTGGGCGTCGCGCCCAAGGGCGTGAAGGGCTGCCCGGTGGGCGAGAAGATCCCGGACGCCGTGCGCTCGGCCATCCACGCCGCCGACCGCGCCGCCGCCGAGCGGCTGGCTCAGATCACCGTCGCCGACCTGCTGAACGGCGCGCACGCCAGCGTCGAGGGCTGCTGAGGCCTTAGAGCCTATTCGGCCGGCGCCAGCGCCAGGCGCTGCTGACGCGAGTCGATCGCCGCCACCACCCAGATCGCGAAGCCGCCCAGGGCCAGGGCCACGCCGACCCAGCCGGTCGAGGCCCAGCCGTAGCCGGCCGCGATGGCCAGGCCGCCCAGCCAGGGGCCCAGGGCGTTGGCGGTGTTGAAGGCCGAATGGTTCAGGGCCGCGGCCAGGGTCTGGGCCTCGCCGGCCACGTCCATCAACCGGGTCTGCAGCACAGCGCCCAGGCCGCCGCCGCAGCCGATCAGGAAGACGACCGGCATCAGGGTCCACAGCTCGCCGATGGCCAGCGGGTACAGGGCCAGGGCCCCGGCGCTCCACAGCAGGATCGCGCCGATGGCCGGCATCAGGGCGCGGTCGGCCGCCCAGGCGCAGACCAGGGTGCCGACGGTCATGCCGGCGCCGAACACCGCCAGCACCACCGGCAGGG
Encoded proteins:
- a CDS encoding amino acid permease, with translation MAPFRAADLLRRKPVAQVEGEHPPEHLPRTIGLFQLTMLGVGATIGTGIFVALTTAVPAAGPAVIVSFVLAGITAALTALCYAELASTIPVSGSSYSYAYATLGEFVAFIVGACLLLEYAVSASAIAVGWGQYLNEMLVDLVGWKMPDAIAKAPGAGGVFNLPAVVLVGACMILLLRGVKESTTVNAVLVVLKLLVLLFFVVIAFSGFHAGNLKPFMPMGVAGVGAAASSIFFSYIGIDAVSTAGEEVKDPRRTLPLGIVLSLLIVTAIYILVALAAVGAQPWTAFKGQEAGLAVILRNLTGQAWTSLILCIGAIVSIFSITLVVMYGQTRILYAMSRDGLLPKLFQRLDPKTRSPDLNTYIVAAFIGVLAAFVPLDVLVNLTSMGTLIAFAIVSLGVIILRRSQPDLPRGYRVPLYPVVPALSVAFCGYLIVGLPLDTWLLFAVWVAGACAVYFGYSRKHSRLNSPA
- a CDS encoding SAM-dependent methyltransferase; translation: MIEALLSKMIKTGDLTAHLPGGRVVKAGDGTGPPVVIRVNSRGLRRLANPSLGLGEAYMDEDIVFEQGTLPQLLAIVGESGGRKPKRGSALTRFRKALKRRIQQVNGRVASRRNVAHHYDLSNDLYRRFLDEDMQYSCAYFERPDMTLEEAQKAKKALIGRKLLIQPGMKTLDIGSGWGGLSMTLAKDFGARMTGVTLSTEQLALAKERAAKAGLADRTDFRLTDYRDLNETFDRIVSVGMLEHVGAPNFRTYFETIARLLDEDGVALVHSIGKMHGPGATNAFTQKYIFPGGYIPGLSEIVTAIEQAGLWITDVEILRLHYAETCRIWRERFMADPDIPTMFDGRFRRMWEFYLAGAELGFRHGGHMVFQIQLAKKRDAVPLTRDYLLKAAG
- a CDS encoding GNAT family N-acetyltransferase gives rise to the protein MSIDGLVVSRARAEEAPIIGNLMQFYIHDFSALWFDRAEAELEADGRFSDYPGLETYWSDPSRQPWLFRIDGRPVGFALVNDVAHAPTPVDRAVAEFFVVRKHRRRGVGLAAAHALFGSTWGVWEAAVVRRNAGALAFWRQAAESYPGVRDLVEEDRRDAQWDGAVLRFRVG
- a CDS encoding nuclear transport factor 2 family protein, encoding MLPLLIAAALAGQVPAPPPAADPEDKAVLAAAQAFFDGMAAADTEAMRAAVLPGAQFMGVRAQPDGSVTVRRIAFEDSYGKRVDPGLKEWMWSPVIIRRGGLATVTAPYEISRDGKTLHCGIDVFTLAKQDGAWKIASISWTAEPTACEELRKL
- a CDS encoding lysoplasmalogenase, with protein sequence MTPEALLWAIAAGSALAYGLLFVESPVSVLRTGVKTCAVAALVVLAYLDGGSALLAIALTFCALGDAFLAQDPKRWLPFGLAAFLVGHLVYIPLFLEREGAPPAWFWPVAAAVGAAAGLMLRALWGSLGKLRIPVVVYVLAIVGMVVTSLLLPARAWPTTAGALAFMASDAILSFDLFKNAKLLGSPRLTAWAVWFLYWGGQAGITHGMLS
- a CDS encoding YkvA family protein, with translation MSRDAKPSPDVNVNEVLDPKKALTPVTVQVNEERVREGFLPKIRKVAAKVPFAADALSVWWCARDPETPTAAKGMMLAALAYFVLPTDALPDILPVIGFTDDAAVIAALMAILGKTVKPRHKEAAQAFLRRLSDEA
- a CDS encoding SDR family NAD(P)-dependent oxidoreductase, with product MKLDNTVAAVVTGGASGLGEATARALAAQGVKVALFDMNEERGQQVAKEIGGVFCKVNVTSDADVDAGFTKARAAHGQERILVNCAGTGNAAKTASRDKQTGETKHFPLDAFDRIIQINLVGTFRCIAKSAKGMLDLEPLEDGERGAIVNTASVAAEDGQMGQAAYSASKGGVVGMTLPIARDLMGEGIRVNTILPGIFNTPLMNGAPEAVKAGLAASVPFPKRLGNPEEYAQLAITMITCGYFNGEDVRLDGGIRMAPR
- a CDS encoding CC0125/CC1285 family lipoprotein codes for the protein MSMKKVAIAATLALAATLSACATPTPYQPKVTSGSVTGGFSEQKLEGDRYRISFAGNSLTSRETVERYLLYRSAELTVQQGYDWFETADHRTDRTARSYVEPDPFARPGFGYGYPYGYWRPSWRYFGGGYGWRTWDPFWGDPFFADRAQIRTIEKFEAGAEIVMHKGKKPEGDPRAYDAREIMSNLASTIQRPVAK
- a CDS encoding LysE family translocator — protein: MDHLPVDPARYGAFLVAMFVMAITPGPANLFAIATGMERGKGAALISVVGMNTATLVWFSGSALGLGALILAFPKAFHLLALAGAAYLVWLGLKSLWAGVRNVESHASATVRAGKSAFFDGFMVQIANPKILLFFSAVLPPFLDVERPLAPQLVMFACATIGMDLISMSSYGLGGATLSTRMNEPGFRRGFAILVGVLLITAAVLIVSRR
- a CDS encoding MAPEG family protein produces the protein MHQSHALVAIVTLVSLLVYVWMIARIGGARHRTGIDAPAMTGHPELERHLRIQANTVEWLVIYLPSLWLFAVYWNDLVAAALGVVWMIGRIIYAVGYAADPKKRELGFVIQALATAALLLGALGRAIYVLVVIGN
- a CDS encoding KTSC domain-containing protein, whose protein sequence is MHVESTAIREIDYTPEHGKLFVTFHDGDEYVYVGVPERVGMAFFRAPSKGRFFQRMIRDRYPYNRV